CCCGGCGTCCTTGATGCGTCCGCCGTTCGAGTCGGTCATCGCCTTGATCTTGCCGTAGCCCTCGCCGACGACGAGGAAGTCGCCGACATGAAGCGTGCCCTCCTGCACCATCACGGTGGCGAGGACGCCCGCCTGGCGGTCCACGCGGCTCTCGATCACCACGCCCCGGAACTCGCCCTTGGGATCGGCGCGCAGGTCCTCCAACTCGGCGGTCAGGCTGATGTACTCCAGCAGGTCCTCCACGCCCTCGCCCGTCCGCGCGCTCACCGGCACGACGATCAGGTCGCCGCCGTACTCCTCGGGCACGAGGTTGAGCTGGGTGAGGTCGGTCTTGACCCGCTCGGGGTCGGCCTGCGGGAGGTCCACCTTGTTGATCGCCACGATCATCGGGACCTTGGCCGCCTGCGCGTGCGCGATGGCCTCGCGCGTCTGGGGCATCAGGGAGTCGTCGGCGGCGATCACGATGATGGCGATGTCGGCGACGTTCGCCCCGCGCGCGCGGATGGTCGTGAACGCCTCGTGGCCGGGGGTGTCGATAAAGACGATCTTGCCCTTGCTCGTCTTCGCCTCGAAGGCGCCGACGTGCTGGGTGATGCCGCCCGCCTCCTTCGCCGCCACCTTCGTCTTGCGGATGTAGTCGAGCAGCGAGGTCTTGCCGTGGTCCACGTGCCCCATGATCGTGACGACCGGGGCGCGGTGCGGGATTTCCCGGGTCGCGGGAGCGGTGGGCTCGGGCTCACGCTCCGCCGTCGCCGTCGGGGCCGACTGGGACGCGGCCTGCGTCTCGGCCTGGGCCTGCGGGACGCTGGCCTGGACGGGCTCGGGAGCGGCGGTGGGCGTCGAAGCTGGGCCGCCCGCCGCTTCCTCCTCCAGAATCTGCTTGATGAGGTCGACCGTCTCGTCCTCGATGGTGCTGCTCACGCTCTTGTAGGAAACGCCCAGCCCGTCGAGGATTTCCAGCATTTTGCCGTTGTCCACGCCCAGGTCGCGGGCGAGGTTATAGATGCGAACTTTCGACATGCTCACCTCCGGTGAGGCCCCCTGGCCGCCCCTCAACCCGTGGGCAGAGGGGAGTGGGGGCAGAAGATCAGGTTGTCACAGGCTGATCCGTGGCTGTGTGAGTCGGATTGGAGTGCGCCGGGCCGGGAGGCCGCGTCAGCAGCGCCGCGCTGACCGCCGGGGCGTCCCCCCGAAAGGCCCGGCGCAGACGCTTTTCCGCCCAGCACTCCGGCGAGTCGGCGCAGACGTAGGCCCCCCGGCCCGTCCGCCCCCCGGCCAGGACCCGCCACCCCTCCTGGGTCCGCGTGACCCGCACGAACTCGCCCTGGGGACGCTTTCGGCGGCAGGCCACGCAGGACCGCTCGGGGATGTGGCGCGGCTGGGCGGACACGCGGTTTACTCCTGCCCGTCGTCCGGGCTGGCCGTGGCGACCGACTTGCTGTCCTTGAAGAGGGCGTCGAAGGCCGAGCTCGCACTCCCCGCATTGCTCGCCGCCGCCCGCTCGTCTTGCATCGCCTGCTGCATCGCCAGGTCGAGGTCGCTGACCGCCGCCGTCTCGCGCAGGTCGATTTTGAAGCCCGTCAGCTTGGCCGCCAGCCGCACGTTCTGCCCGCCCTTGCCGATGGCGAGGGAGAGCTGGTCGGGCGTCACCGTGACCGTCGCCTCGCGCACGTCGGGGTGGACCTCGATGAGGCCCACTTTTGCGGGCGAGAGCGCGTTGCGGATGAAGTCGCGGGTGTTGCCGTCCCACAAGATCACGTCCACGCGCTCGCGGCCCAGCTCGCCCGTCACCGCCTGGATGCGGTTGCCCCGGTGCCCGATGCACGCGCCGATGGGGTCCACGTTGGGGTTGTGCGAGAACACCGCGACCTTCGACCGCTGCCCCGCCTCGCGCGCGATGGCCTTGACCTCGACGATGCCGTTGGCGACCTCGGGAATTTCCTGGCGCAGCAGGTAGTCGAGGAGCCGCTCGTCCGCCCGGCTCGCCAGGATGGTCGGGCCCTTGGGCGTCTTGCGCACTTCCTTGAGGTAGATCTTGACCCGGTTGCCGGGCACCAGCTTCTCGCCGGGAATCTGCTCGCGGGGGGGCAGGATCGCCTCGCCCGCACCCAGTTCGACGAACCAGTTGCCCTTGTTGTCGGAGCGGACGACCTGCGCCGTGAGCACCTGGCCCTCGCGGTCCTTGTACTCGTTGAAGACCACGTTGCGCTCGGTCTCGCGCATCTTCTGGGTCAGCGTCTGCTTGGCGGCCTGGAGGGCGATCCGGCTGAACTTCTCGCGGTCCACCGGGAACTCCATCTCCATGCCGATCTCGACGCCGGGGTCGAGTTCGAGGGCGTCGGCGAGGGAAATCTGGAGGTTCTCGTCCTCCACCTTCTCGACGACCTCGCGCACGATCAGCACTTCGAGCTCGCCGCTCACGGGATCGAGGTGAACCTCCACCCGGCGGTCGGGCTCGACGTTGCGGGTGTAGGCCTGCGCGAGCGACTGCTCGAAGGCCTCGATGAGCTGCATCTCGTTGATGTTGCGGGCCTGCGCGACCTCACGCAGCGCGTCCGCGAAGTTGAATTCACCCTGGGTCATCTCACTCTTCCTTCCTGTGTTCTCTTCGGTTTTAGCGGTGCCGGTCCGGGAACTCGGCGAGGTTGCCCTGGAAGCTCCCCACCGTGAGCGTCACGTCCTCGCCCTCGCGGTCGAAGGTCACCTGCTCGCCGTCCACCGCCTTGATCGGTCCCGTGAAGGCGTGCCCCTCGCCGCGCACCCGGGCCTTGAGGCCGATCATGCGCTCGAAGTGCCGCGCCCGGGTCAGGGGCCGCTTGGCTCCCGGCGACTCCAGCTCCAGCCGGTACTCGCCGGAGATGGGGTCCAGGCGGTCGAACTCCGCCCCGACCGCCCGGCTGGCGGCCTCCAGGTCCTCGACCGTGACGGGCTGCTCGTCTAGGCGGTCCATCCGGATCACCACGATGGGCCGCCGACCGGGGTTTTGCACCTGC
This Deinococcus aestuarii DNA region includes the following protein-coding sequences:
- the nusA gene encoding transcription termination factor NusA, which produces MTQGEFNFADALREVAQARNINEMQLIEAFEQSLAQAYTRNVEPDRRVEVHLDPVSGELEVLIVREVVEKVEDENLQISLADALELDPGVEIGMEMEFPVDREKFSRIALQAAKQTLTQKMRETERNVVFNEYKDREGQVLTAQVVRSDNKGNWFVELGAGEAILPPREQIPGEKLVPGNRVKIYLKEVRKTPKGPTILASRADERLLDYLLRQEIPEVANGIVEVKAIAREAGQRSKVAVFSHNPNVDPIGACIGHRGNRIQAVTGELGRERVDVILWDGNTRDFIRNALSPAKVGLIEVHPDVREATVTVTPDQLSLAIGKGGQNVRLAAKLTGFKIDLRETAAVSDLDLAMQQAMQDERAAASNAGSASSAFDALFKDSKSVATASPDDGQE
- a CDS encoding YlxR family protein, whose amino-acid sequence is MSAQPRHIPERSCVACRRKRPQGEFVRVTRTQEGWRVLAGGRTGRGAYVCADSPECWAEKRLRRAFRGDAPAVSAALLTRPPGPAHSNPTHTATDQPVTT
- the infB gene encoding translation initiation factor IF-2: MSKVRIYNLARDLGVDNGKMLEILDGLGVSYKSVSSTIEDETVDLIKQILEEEAAGGPASTPTAAPEPVQASVPQAQAETQAASQSAPTATAEREPEPTAPATREIPHRAPVVTIMGHVDHGKTSLLDYIRKTKVAAKEAGGITQHVGAFEAKTSKGKIVFIDTPGHEAFTTIRARGANVADIAIIVIAADDSLMPQTREAIAHAQAAKVPMIVAINKVDLPQADPERVKTDLTQLNLVPEEYGGDLIVVPVSARTGEGVEDLLEYISLTAELEDLRADPKGEFRGVVIESRVDRQAGVLATVMVQEGTLHVGDFLVVGEGYGKIKAMTDSNGGRIKDAGPSTPVQILGFNEAPASGETVRSAKNEHQAREVVAQRVGDRRDAEEARGRRRLSLEEMMGPLGETRTVNVILRADTQGSLEAIQGILAKKETDDVKINVLLAGIGSPTEGDVLLASTAEATILCFNVTASGGVKKIAEQKGIDLGSFRIIYELIDEVDRLIKGNVEPVFEERYLGRAEVRMIIKHPKSGNIAGSYVTDGLLRRNAKAKVTRGRQVVYQGTVVGLKRFKDDVREVQTGYECGINLDWNDVQEGDIIEASEMVEVTQA
- the rimP gene encoding ribosome maturation factor RimP; this encodes MNNNAANNSNNLHALADGVLRPLGFEVLDVQVQNPGRRPIVVIRMDRLDEQPVTVEDLEAASRAVGAEFDRLDPISGEYRLELESPGAKRPLTRARHFERMIGLKARVRGEGHAFTGPIKAVDGEQVTFDREGEDVTLTVGSFQGNLAEFPDRHR